In Anthocerotibacter panamensis C109, the sequence CCCAATCCAATCGGTTTGATTTCACCTAGACTCAGCGAATTTAGCGTCGATGGGGGGGTGATCGGTCCGCCAGCCCCATAACCACACACTTCGCGCCGCCGGAATTCGTTTTGGAAGCGTTGCTGGTCAACATTGATGGACCGTTCGGCGGGGTTATACTTTGGGACTTTCAGGTTGAGATCAAGGCGTGTGCGGGCCGGAGGAGAAGACTGCGGCGTGGGGGTGATCTGCTCGGCGGGGCCTGCCTCAGCCCCAAGGCTTACGGGGCCTAAACCCACGACCAGCAGGAGAACCAGCCCCAGTTGTCTACGTTGTCCCTGCTTCATCGCTGCCTCCTATGACCCTCTTTGCCTATAGTAGACTACTAATTCCTGCCTGCGGTGTCTATAGGGTAAGGGGTTCTGCGCTTTGTTCCCTCTTGCCTTTCCTTGTAATCTCATGGCACGATGGTTAATTGTGCTTTGACGGAAAACCTATCGTCAGCACCGAGAGGACGCCATGGGTATACGTAAGTTTCGCCCGATGACCCCGGGCACCCGGCAGCGGACCACCTCCGACTACGCCGAGATCACCAAGTCTGAGCCGGAGAAGTCCCTAACCAAGTACCATCACCGTAAACAGGGCCGCAACAACCGTGGCGTCGTCACCTCCCGCTTCCGCGGCGGCGGTCACAAACGGCTGTATCGGACCATCGATTTCAAGCGCGATAAGCGCGAAATGAACGCACAGGTCATCGCCATCGAGTATGACCCCAACCGCAACGCCCGCATCGCCCTTGTCCAATACGAGGACGGTGAAAAGCGCTATATCCTCCAACCCAATGGCCTGACAGTCGGGATGACCATCCAGAGCGGCCCGACGGCAGATATCCGCCTCGGCAATGCCCTGCCTTTGGAGAATATCCCGCTTGGCTCCGAAGTCCACAATGTCGAACTCGTCCCAGGGCGGGGGGCGCAGATGGCCCGCGCCGCCGGGACAGTGGTGCAGTTGGTCGCCAAGGACGGAGACTACGCCATCCTCAAACTCCCTTCAGGGGAAGTGCGCAAAGTGCGTAAAGAGTGCTACGCCACGCTGGGTCAAGTCGGCAACCTAGATGCAAAAAACATCTCCATTGGTAAAGCAGGCCGCAAGCGCTGGCTTGGCAGACGGCCCCACAACCGAGGCGTCGTGATGAACCCCATCGATCACCCGCATGGTGGTGGAGAAGGCAAGTCACCCATCGGCAGGAGCACCCCGGTCTCGCCCACAGGCGTTCCTGCCCTGGGCTATCGCACCCGCAAAGCCAACAAGCCCTCCAGCCGCTTCATCGTCACGCGCCGCAAGCCCAATAAGTAACTCAAAAGCAGAGGACAGCTAAGCTGTCCTCTGCTTTTGAATTTGTTAACGCCCCAGAGCCCGCAACAGGCGGCCCAGTTCTCCAAAGAGCCCGGTGCTCTTCTGGACCAGCGCTGCATTGAGTTCTTCCAGGGTCGGGCGCTGTCCACGCTCGCTGACCAGTTGATACTCCCCGGCGGTTTCGCGCCAGACCTGCCAATTCTCGGGATAAGCACGCAGCAGGGCTCCTTCATCCAAGGGTTCCAGGTGGTAGACCGGCTCCAAGGTGCTCAAGAAGCGTGAGCGCATCTGGCGTCCTGCTAACCCAATGCCCACCGCCCCGGCACTGAGCAGGGGATTGACGAACACATAGGGGCGACCCGCCGCCTGATTCGCCAGTTTCTCCGCCTGGACTACTTCCACCAAGCTGGTTTGAAGCAGAACAAAGCTAGCGTAGCTCTCCAGGTCGCGCACGGCACCGATGCCCTTGAGGGTCACACCTTCTTGAGACCCGAGCCGCTTGAGCGCCAGAGCAGCCGCTCCTGCATCCGGGAACATAAATAAAACGGGTGCAGGCAGCACGAGGGCCAAAGGCTCAATCAGTGCCAAGATATCCAGTTGCGGCATCTTGAACTCGATCAACATCCGGGACCGTCCCCGACCAGTAGCAAGCTGGACCGCTACAGCCATTTGCTGAAGGGAGTCCTCAAAAGTACGGGGTAGTGCGCCCATAGTTGTGGTGTACTCCATACACGAGATACAAAGGAGTACTCCAAAGACAGGATCTACTCCTCGTCTTCAGTATCTCCTACCTCGCCATCTAAGACATGGAGCAGTTTGATATGTTTACGACCAAGTTGGATCTCAAATTCAGAACCGGGCTGAAATCCCATGCGCCGTGTGTACGCTCCACCGATGAGCAAGTTACCGTTTTGCTGAACCTGGATACGGTAGTTAGCGACCCGCCCTCCGCGTTGCTTCCCTGTACCCTTGGCTGTCTTGTTACCAAACATTTTAGGCTGGACCGCTTCGAGCAAGGCCGTCTGCAAGGCAACGATATTCCCGGTCTTACCGCCGCGCCCGCCACGGATGTAACCGCAGGCGATGGCAATATCTTTCTTGTCAAAGCCTTGGGCTTGCAACTCCTTAACTTTCGTCACTAGTTGCTCACCTTGTAGGGGAGCGGAAGGCATTTCTTGTACAGGGCTCATGGGTGTTGCTCACTCGTGTGTCATCGGGATCACTACTATTTAAACCTAAGTTAATTCCAACACCAATAGTATTTAAAACATTTTCAGCTATACACCCTTTCAGTAACGACCTAATCGACAAAAGCGGCCCTCCTAGCTAGGCATGGAAGTAGATGCTGACCTCTTGCCCTGGCATGTGTCCGCCGTAGAGTACAATAAGAGAAGCGTACCGTGCTCCTATCTGGAGGATAAATCTTCTTCAATTACCGGTTTTAGGATATTGTCCTTACAGCGCCTGTACCTAAGTCCTTGCTTAATTATTCTTTATATGGGGCTCTAGGCTGGAGGCAGTGATGGCAGGAAACACGCACCTTCTGTACGGTGAAATAAGAAAGGAGTGGCCCAATATGACTGTAGTAGTCTAGAACATAATCTCCCGGCAATACAATACCTATACCTATATTGCATATAATTTAGGTTACCATCAGATAAATTGCTCGCGCTCCATCATGGAAAAGAGAATGAAACAGCTCCCTGATCAGGTCCTCGACCGTGTTGCTGATTACTTTAAAGTCCTCTCAGAGCCTACCCGCCTACGGCTGTTACATCTCCTCCACGAACGGGAGAGGAGTGTAGGAGAGTTGGTTGAGGCCACCTCCACGTCCCAGGCCAATGTCTCCAAACACCTCAAGGTCATGCTCAACGCTGCCTTGGTCGCTCGCCGCCCGGAGGGGACCAGCGCTATCTACTCCGTGGCTGATGAGACAGTCTTCAGGCTGTGTAACTCGGTCTGTGAGCGGATTGCTGACCGCATCGAAAATGAGGCAGAACAGTTTAGAGCGGTGAGCTTCGTAGACAGTAACTAGGCCCACCACGCCCTTACCGCTTTGTGCGGTGCATCCTGCCCTGCTATCCCATTTGAGGCGACCATCATGAAAACCTTCCGTACCGAGCGTATTGGTGAACTCATCCGCAAAGAGGTCAGTGATATGCTCCTCAGGGGTCTCAAAGATGGCCGCATCGGGAGTGGAATGGTCAGTATCACCGAGGTCGAGGTAACTCGAGATCTCCGTCAAGCCAAGATCTTCGTCAGTATTTTTGGGGACAGCCAAGCTCAAGAAGAGACTATGGCGGGCCTCAATTCGGCTGCGGGGTATGTGCGCGGCGAAATCGGTAGACGGATTCGCCTGCGCTATACCCCAGAGATCATATTTGAGCAGGATCATTCCCTGGAGCGGGGGGACCGCATCATGACCCTGCTCAACCAACTCAAGCCCCCCACTCAAGCCCCCCCGAGTACCCCGATATAGGGGAGCCCCCGATGTTGCTCGGCGTAATCCAGGCCATAGCCCACGACAAAGGGGTCTCCGAGGAGTTGGAATCCGCAGTAGTCGATGGTGACCGGCACCCGGTGCTTCTCAGGCTTGTCCAGGAGGGCGCACAGACGGACTGTCCGGGTTTGGGTCTTGAGGTCGGTGAGAATAGCGTGTAGCGTCTGCCCCGAATCGACCACGTCCTCAAGGACCAGTACATCTCGCCCGCCGAAGTCCTTGGTCATACCCCAATCAAGGCAGAGTTCCCCAGCAGTCGTCCCCTGACGGTAGCTGGATGCCCGGATAAATTCCACCTCACAAGGGATAGTGAGTTGGCGCATCAGATCGGCGGCGAAAATGAATGACCCCTTGAGGACTACCACCAGCATGAGTGGGGTGGTCTGGTGCTGGTAGTCCCGGTTGATCTGAGTCCCTAAGCGGGCGACAGCCTCGAATAGCGCTTCGGCGCTATAGAGAATCTTCATGGCTGCCAAGCGTTATAGAGGTTCATGGCGGCATCCAGACCCTTGGCGACAGTGTACTCTGTGGCATCCAAAGCCGCTTCAACGACCTGAGGCAGGAGCGATCGCTGGTCGGGGGTGAAGCGCCCCAAAACATAGCTGACGGTATCTTGCTCTGGCGGAGGTTGGCCGACCCCCAGGCGTAGGCGGGGGAAGTTTTGGGTGCCCAAATGTTGGATCAGGGATTTGACCCCATTGTGGCCTCCAGCGGAGCCCTCTTTGCGCAGGCGCAAGCGTCCCACCGGTAGCGCCATCTCGTCATAGATCACTAAAACTTGTTCAGAGGAGAGCTTGAGCCAATCTACTGCCGCTCGTACCGATTGCCCGGAGCGGTTCATGTAGGTTTTGGGCTTGAGCAGATAGACGGTATCAGGACCAAGGGGCGTCCCGCTTGCCCACCAACCCTGGTAGCGGCGTTCTTCTTTAAAAGTAAGATTCCAGCGTTGCGCAAGCCGGTCTAGTACTTCAAAGCCGATATTGTGGCGCGTCTTGTCGTATTGCGCCCCAGGGTTACCCAACCCTACGATTAGCCAGCTCATTCCAGCCTCTATAGTCAGTGCTACCTTATCGCACTTAGTGAGACAATGTAACCCATAGCCACTGTGGTAAACATGGGCCAGATTGTCAATTTTCAGAAAACCAAGGCGCTCCTCATGGAGATGACCCTCGACCTAGACCGGGAGCACCAGGTTAACCTCGGGGTCGGGGACGAGGACGATGAATTTTTGCTCCTGCTACAGGGGGAGCGGATGGTAGCAGCCCAGGTGGCGGACGATGAATTGTGGGAATTGTGTACGCTCTACCAACGCGCTCGGGGCTGGGTGGAACTAGACCTCATCGCTGGGGCTTTGCCCTACAAGACGCTGGAGCTAGCTGGGGAGAAGGGTGCTGGGGTCGCCTTGACCTGTAGCGCAGCGAGTCTGGTCGGGGTGCAAATCATCATCCACGGGGGCGCGACGGTCCTGGCGGTCGAAGCTCCGTTGCTTGAAGAGTTTCATCAGGTGGTGAGTTGGTTTTTGCTCAACGCAGCTCTGGTCAAGGCAGCGTAGTCCAACCGGACTAACGCAGTGCCCTGTAGTTTCGTAGAAATTTTAGCTTCGTCTTAACTGGAGGTTAAAATTCATACCAGACCTGCTTTTGGCGCATGTCTGTGGAATCCTTTGAATTTTGGCAAGATCCACCAGTCAGTCTGACGTTGAGACCGCAGGAAGTGCATGTCTGGCGAGCGGATCTCGACCAGCCGGACTGGGTACGAGCGCGTCTGGCCTTGACCTTGGCGGCGGATGAGCAGCAGCGTGCCCAGCGTTTTTACTTTGAGCAGGACCGTCAGCGCTTTACTTGTGCTAGAGGAATTTTACGGATGCTTTTGGGGCGCTATCTCCAGAAGGCTCCAGAGCAGTTGTGCTTCGTCTATGGCTCCCACGGAAAGCCTCGTCTGACTGAGAGTCCCCTCTGTTTTAATCTGTCGCACTCCCAGGAGTTGGCCTTATATGCTGTCAGTTGGGGGCGGGAGGTGGGTGTCGATCTGGAGTTTCAGCGCCCGGTCACCCAGGTTGAGCAGCTCGTCGAACGGTTTTTCTCCCGCCAGGAGTCTACAGTGTTTCGGGCACTCCCTCTGGAGCAACGGCAGGAAGCTTTCTTTTTGGGCTGGACCCGCAAAGAGGCTTACATCAAGGCGCGGGGCCGGGGTTTGAGCTTGCCGTTGGCTCAGTTTGACGTCACACTTGCCCCCGGAGAGTCTGCTCGGCTGCTGCATTGCCGGGATGACGCCCTAGCTGCCTGCCGCTGGTCTTTACATTCGCTGGACCCCGGCCCCGCCTATGCTGCTGCCTTGGCGGTCGAAGGTCAGGACTGGCAGTTGTCCTGCTGGCAGTGGTATCCCTATGATCCAGACTTTCAGCCCTGACTATGCTACTGCCCGACAGCGGTTTCGGAACCTCGCTCAGGTCGCCGGGGCTGAGTTACATGCTCTTACGCTGACGGCTCAGGGGCCTGCCGGGGAACCGTTGACTATAGATATTGCTTGGTTGGGGGCGCGCGGGGCTCAACGTGTGCTCCTGCACTCCAGCGGGCTTCATGGCGTGGAGGGCTTTGCGGGCTCAGCCATCCAACTTGCGGCCCTCTGCTGTCCCCCTATGCTCCCTGCGGACTGCGCCCTAGTCTTGGTCCACATCCTAAATCCCTACGGTATGGCCTGGGGGCGCAGGGTCAATGAGCACAATGTAGACCTCAACCGCAATTTCCTGCCCCCGAATATGCCCTTGTCTTCTGCGGCTTATGCTGTGCTTGACCCTCTGCTCAATCCTGCGACGCCACCGAGTTTTGATTTTTTCTACCTCCAGGCGTTGGGAGCCATCCTGCGCTACGGGTTTATGCCGCTCCAGCAAGCGGTCACCCTGGGGCAGTATGCCTTTGCTCGGGGACTCTTCTATGGGGGTGAGCGCCTGGAAGAAGGGCCTGAGCGCTATCAGGCGTGGTTGAGGACCCATCTCGCTGCTGCCCGCTACGTCGTAGCTGTAGATGTGCACACTGGGCTGGGCAAGCCCGGTCAGGCTACGCTCCTGGTCGAGGAGCCAGCGGGGGCTCACCGCTGGCTGAGCGCTGCTTTCAGTACCCCTTTGAGCGTGGGCTACGTCATTCAAGGCGGGCTCTGTGCGGCATTGGTCCGGCTCCTTCCGCAGGCGACTGTGGATTGTGTCACGCAGGAGTTTGGTACCGGTGCGCCTCTTACGGTGCTGCACGCCCTACGCGAGGAGAACCGCTGGCACCACTATGGGGACGGCAGCCTAAACCACCCCGCCAAGGATCGCCTCAAGCAGACCTTCCAGCCCTCTACTCGCCTCTGGCAGGAACGGGTGCTACAGCAGGGGCTGACCTGCCTGAGCGAAGCCCTCCGACTCGTGACCGACCAAGCCCAGGGCGTGCCCTAAAATTCCACGTTTTTTTCTCGCTTCGGCGTGGGGATCAAGAAGGCAACTAGGGCCGCAGCCGCGAACCCCCCGCAGTTTTGGAGCACCGGAAGCAGCTCGAGCGTGCGCACAAGGACAACCCCCAGCCCAAAGAGGACAAAGAGGATCGACCAGAGCGGAGCGGCGAACAAGAGCCCCTGCCAGTGCCAAAACTCCCCTGCTCGCCGCGGATGGCAGGCAAATCCCGCCACTAGACCGCCGAGAATGCTCGAGATAAACGTCAATAACCAATGGTCATAGGAAAGCCCCGGCACCGTAGCTCGCCCACCCTCGCGCAAAGATGTCCCTATCGCCCCGAAGGTCGCGACCAGAGCCGCCCCCCGACCATGGTCTGCAATATAGTACTGATTGCCGTAGCGAGCCTGCAACTCGCGCCAGAAAAAACGGGGCAACTTCTTCTGGA encodes:
- the rplB gene encoding 50S ribosomal protein L2, with amino-acid sequence MGIRKFRPMTPGTRQRTTSDYAEITKSEPEKSLTKYHHRKQGRNNRGVVTSRFRGGGHKRLYRTIDFKRDKREMNAQVIAIEYDPNRNARIALVQYEDGEKRYILQPNGLTVGMTIQSGPTADIRLGNALPLENIPLGSEVHNVELVPGRGAQMARAAGTVVQLVAKDGDYAILKLPSGEVRKVRKECYATLGQVGNLDAKNISIGKAGRKRWLGRRPHNRGVVMNPIDHPHGGGEGKSPIGRSTPVSPTGVPALGYRTRKANKPSSRFIVTRRKPNK
- a CDS encoding DUF1995 family protein, encoding MGALPRTFEDSLQQMAVAVQLATGRGRSRMLIEFKMPQLDILALIEPLALVLPAPVLFMFPDAGAAALALKRLGSQEGVTLKGIGAVRDLESYASFVLLQTSLVEVVQAEKLANQAAGRPYVFVNPLLSAGAVGIGLAGRQMRSRFLSTLEPVYHLEPLDEGALLRAYPENWQVWRETAGEYQLVSERGQRPTLEELNAALVQKSTGLFGELGRLLRALGR
- a CDS encoding AbrB family transcriptional regulator encodes the protein MTKVKELQAQGFDKKDIAIACGYIRGGRGGKTGNIVALQTALLEAVQPKMFGNKTAKGTGKQRGGRVANYRIQVQQNGNLLIGGAYTRRMGFQPGSEFEIQLGRKHIKLLHVLDGEVGDTEDEE
- a CDS encoding ArsR/SmtB family transcription factor, whose amino-acid sequence is MEKRMKQLPDQVLDRVADYFKVLSEPTRLRLLHLLHERERSVGELVEATSTSQANVSKHLKVMLNAALVARRPEGTSAIYSVADETVFRLCNSVCERIADRIENEAEQFRAVSFVDSN
- the rbfA gene encoding 30S ribosome-binding factor RbfA → MKTFRTERIGELIRKEVSDMLLRGLKDGRIGSGMVSITEVEVTRDLRQAKIFVSIFGDSQAQEETMAGLNSAAGYVRGEIGRRIRLRYTPEIIFEQDHSLERGDRIMTLLNQLKPPTQAPPSTPI
- the hpt gene encoding hypoxanthine phosphoribosyltransferase; translated protein: MKILYSAEALFEAVARLGTQINRDYQHQTTPLMLVVVLKGSFIFAADLMRQLTIPCEVEFIRASSYRQGTTAGELCLDWGMTKDFGGRDVLVLEDVVDSGQTLHAILTDLKTQTRTVRLCALLDKPEKHRVPVTIDYCGFQLLGDPFVVGYGLDYAEQHRGLPYIGVLGGA
- the pth gene encoding aminoacyl-tRNA hydrolase; amino-acid sequence: MSWLIVGLGNPGAQYDKTRHNIGFEVLDRLAQRWNLTFKEERRYQGWWASGTPLGPDTVYLLKPKTYMNRSGQSVRAAVDWLKLSSEQVLVIYDEMALPVGRLRLRKEGSAGGHNGVKSLIQHLGTQNFPRLRLGVGQPPPEQDTVSYVLGRFTPDQRSLLPQVVEAALDATEYTVAKGLDAAMNLYNAWQP
- a CDS encoding 4'-phosphopantetheinyl transferase family protein, whose product is MSVESFEFWQDPPVSLTLRPQEVHVWRADLDQPDWVRARLALTLAADEQQRAQRFYFEQDRQRFTCARGILRMLLGRYLQKAPEQLCFVYGSHGKPRLTESPLCFNLSHSQELALYAVSWGREVGVDLEFQRPVTQVEQLVERFFSRQESTVFRALPLEQRQEAFFLGWTRKEAYIKARGRGLSLPLAQFDVTLAPGESARLLHCRDDALAACRWSLHSLDPGPAYAAALAVEGQDWQLSCWQWYPYDPDFQP
- a CDS encoding DUF2817 domain-containing protein; its protein translation is MIQTFSPDYATARQRFRNLAQVAGAELHALTLTAQGPAGEPLTIDIAWLGARGAQRVLLHSSGLHGVEGFAGSAIQLAALCCPPMLPADCALVLVHILNPYGMAWGRRVNEHNVDLNRNFLPPNMPLSSAAYAVLDPLLNPATPPSFDFFYLQALGAILRYGFMPLQQAVTLGQYAFARGLFYGGERLEEGPERYQAWLRTHLAAARYVVAVDVHTGLGKPGQATLLVEEPAGAHRWLSAAFSTPLSVGYVIQGGLCAALVRLLPQATVDCVTQEFGTGAPLTVLHALREENRWHHYGDGSLNHPAKDRLKQTFQPSTRLWQERVLQQGLTCLSEALRLVTDQAQGVP
- a CDS encoding TPM domain-containing protein, with the protein product MKSLLLTFLMLCLGWSVHAEVPLPSPVRPVVDLVGTLDAQTRNLLTTDIGRLEHETGWKVRVLVQQNDRPGSKVKPYWGLNERSVVILMDLTEKNPLRFNAGAEVQKKLPRFFWRELQARYGNQYYIADHGRGAALVATFGAIGTSLREGGRATVPGLSYDHWLLTFISSILGGLVAGFACHPRRAGEFWHWQGLLFAAPLWSILFVLFGLGVVLVRTLELLPVLQNCGGFAAAALVAFLIPTPKREKNVEF